The DNA window GCGATTTCGATTCGATtatgattaatcatgcagccctagtagaatgtctaaagtgtaccatcgaaataaagtgatttcatttttaacagttttacataaaatatagcATGTCACACTGCTTAAAATGTTGTGCGAACGATGAGAAAAGGTAGAAATGCTGCACCTTTTTCATTGACATTTCAGCCTTTTTTGATACTAGAGTATTTTAAACACTTGTATTTGGCTTTCCGCCCTCCAGATGCTCAGTGAATTCAGACTGcatccttgtcaaactcacacACAAAGTACATGGTGAGGTGACAAGCTACATCAATCCACTCGCCTGAAGACACCATCTCGACGCAGTCCTCGTCGTCGTAAGCGTTGTTTGGCTCGCCTTCCCTCCACTTGCTGAAAGTGGTCATGGGCGAACGCTCCACATACACAAAGTGGCCTTCTCGCTCCAGGTCGTTAATGCCGATATACACTCTACTGAGGCCAGCTTCAGCGACGTAGCCAGCGATGGCTCTGTTAGCCGCCGCATCCTTGGGCATGGCCAGGTGTCCCCCTCGCCCCTGACAAAACACCTCCGAATCCCTGTAGCGTTTTTCCTCCTTCACCAGCAGATAGACCTTGCTGTCTGTCTCTTTGATGCCAGCGACAGCTGCGGGGGAGGGCAGTGCTGAAAAATGAGGATCTGAATTTCTATAATCACACCGCAGCAGCCAGCGTTCACACAAGAGCATTCAGACAGTCAAACAAAAGAGCTTTGGGCTAATAGCTAAATACGTTTGTCTAAGGGTATTCACCCTGCACATCAAAACGAACAACTGTATGAATCAACTTGACAACTTCACATTATTGTAATCTCATGAACGTTTGGACATACCATTTTTAATGAACTTCAGCTCACTGGTTAATTGCGCCACTTGAATATCTATTTCACCAATCATTTTCCGTAAGGGTGCGCACTCACAGGGAACGCCTGGggaaacaaattaaatatgagACCATTCACACAAGCAGTTCAAGCATTAAACAGATTCCTATTGAGTTCAAACCAATTATAAACTGATTATGAACTGAAGCAAGGCCTACCTGGCTCTCCATCTGGGCCCTTGGGTCCTGGATCTCCCATATCACCTTTTAAACCTAGAAAAAAGTACCATTATTAAGCAGTTAGACAAAACAAGCCTGATTATTTTCAGATTTGTAGTTTTTTCCCACAAGCTTGCCTTTGAGTCCAGAGGGACCCATCTTCCCATAACGTCCAGGACCACCTTTTTGGCCTTTGACCCCGGGAAGACCTGAAAAATGACTTATAAacttaatataaacaaaaaaaatatgcatggaAACTAACTAAAGAATAGTAATTCCCTACATGGAGTTTTGATTCCCAGTGTGTTCaaccattaaaggattagttcacttcagaattaaaatttcctgataatttactcacccccatgtcatccaagatgtttgtctttctttcttcagtcgaaaagaaatgaaggtttttgaggaaaacattccaggatttttctccatatagtggactccaacagttaccaacgggttgaaggtccaaatgtcagtttcagcttcaaagagctctacatgatcccagacgaggaataagtgtcttatctagtGTCAAGAGAAATGAAGTGTTCTCTTCTAAACAATttgataaagattttaaaagatataataaacaaaaacacatgctgTGGGCTTGAGTGAAGTGTATACCACATCCTGTAAAGATGACAAATGTTGCATTATGTGTGTAGGTGAACATGGGTTCTGGGAGAAAGCATTGTTGTGTGTAACTGATAATGAAGACAGTTAGGAAATAAATGTCTAGCAAGGTAGAAAtctgataaaaatgtatagtaaaaaatgtgtgtattgCTTAAGCTattgatgcaaacagaaaatgCATTGACGCAAGTAAAAAAGGTGATAGACAAGTAACCTAGCAATTGACGCAAGTAGAAACCACATGTGCGTAAATGAAAAGATAAAGTGCGTCAAAAGAGAATATAAATACAGGGGCCTTTATAGCTCTCTGAGTAGGAGTAGAAgtagaagtagtagtagtagtggtaGTAGTTGTTTAGTTttgctgaagaaagaaagagcatACAAGCAAGTGGAAGCCAGAGCCAGACCACAGTCCTCAGAAGATCAAAGAAGACACCTGATTTTCTCAGAGTGAACATATACTGAATAGAGAAGAGGataagctttaaaatgtaattatttatctGGCTCATGGAACTTCCAGTTTAGCTGGCATAGAGTGGTGCATTTAGCTTTTTTCTTtgcaagaaataataaaatgagaatgaGGACTGCCCTCAAACTCTGATAGTATTGTCTCAGTCTGTTTATTGTTGTAGAGTGAGAATCCATTTGGGGTATCTGAAAAAGACAGATTTTTATAAAGATATCCCGACGGACTTTACAAAGTCAGTCAAGGTTGCCAACCAGTCGCAACAGAGTGCCGTGGGAGTGCATTAGCAGGCATAGCTGTCCTCTGAGGGCGAAGAGCCAGCTgtggtgcactgaaaggaaggCTAACCCACCCTACCCAGCTAGGCTTGGTTGATATCTGAACCGTAGGCCTAAGAGGTACGGTAGTGATCAGAGTAGACCCTGAGATAATATAAGAAGAAAATATTATTCGCCTACCTGACTCCTCCTGAATCTATAAAGGTAAACCTTTTACAGGAGTTGAGTAATAGAGGAAGTGGCTCGTACGTGGTCGCGGTACactagtgaaacgattggtcattttctaaataaatattatatactttttaaccacaaatgctcgccaCGCATTACCCattcatgttggaaaggtccaGTGACGGCGTGACATACTGTAGGTGGAAGTACTGTGGTAGGATGGAAAACTCCATCTCGACTTCAAAATCGtctgacattgttgttttaccttttttgtaaaggccattTGACATGGGCGTAAAGGGcattgtagacactggatcggtacttccgcctatgttacgtgtgatctttccaacatgattacgcaATGCGTGgcgcagtgcaagatgagcatttgtggttaaaaagtatatatatatatatatatatatatatatatatttttttttttttagaaaatgactgatcgtttcgctagataagacccttattcctcgtcttggatcatgtagagctctttgaagctgcactgaaactgtaatttggaccttcaacccgttggtaactgttgaagtccactatatggagaaaaatcctggaatgttttcctcaaaaaccttcatttcttttcaactgaagaaaaagacataaacatcttggaagacatcggggtgagtaaattatcaggaaatttcattctgaggtgaactaatcctttaaaaagtcATGATTGGTCAATACCGTCTCTCATGAGCTCAACTATCTAAAAGCAAGATAAGGGAAGTTTTAGGGACTCCTTAAAGTGTACACATTTGGCAGCTCCCATTTTGGAAATGTTGCAAGTTAAACTTCCTTACAGGTTCAGAACTTGatttatgtttaattaaaaagcATGTGATTGAATTTGATTAACTTCTACAACAGTTTAGTATTACCTGGCTCTCCAGGCGGTCCTATTCTCCCAGGTCTACCAGCTGCTCCTTTCTCTCCTTTCTCTCCTGCTTCACCTACAGGACAACAGGAACActttgaataaagtcataggcTGCATCAGAAATTGCATAcatccctactatatagtaggtgaaaaacagtatgtgacaaaagaagtatgtcaGTACTTATAAAAGGGTCGGCAAAAAATACCCGGATGACCTGCTACTTCTGGTGAGATTTTGAAGTGCGCATTCAGTGGACACTTCACTATCCAATgatgccacaggagaggatttgtgaatggcagtgaagtgacaCAACTAACACTGGTAGGTCAAGTTTTTAGTAGTTGTAAAGTATTTACTtgttcaaaataagtacctactcaagagagtatgtgatttcagacacagccatAGACTTGTACAGACAAACCTGTTCAGAATAGCATATACTATATTTGTACTATTGTTGCAGTAGTatgtagggtgaattcagggtgattgggacacttttgccattgagatgacttggaAAAAGTATCTCagtcaacctgaattcaccctatacTTGGCACATGCACATTTTCTGTATGCACTATGCTCTGAATTCTATTTTGACCTACATactaaatatatacaaaagaGTTTAATGCACACAATTTGAGCTTCCGTGTCCAGTGTGATGAATAGACTGCAAAGACATTTTcatacaaaatttaaattacaAAGATATGCTAGTGCAACGGTAGTATACATACTACctttcaaaaattgaatttttttcttttttgaaagaaaatgcattcaggaaggatgcattaaatggatcaaaagtgtcagtaaaagcatttataacattacaaaaaaatgtatttcaaataaatgctgttcttttgaactttctattcatcaaaaaatcctgggAGGGGGGGGGATcaaagtttttactgtatatttaataaaataaattacatttgatcaAATCAGTTGTTGTCATTAGTGTATATGATGAAATGTGTAATTTATTTGTAGTACCTTTGAGTCCAGGGACAAGGATCTGGACTGAGCATGGTTCTTCTGGCATGTGCTGACCATAAACTGACCTCATTAGTGTCAAACTTAACATAATGACCAACAGGCAAGCCACCAGCTTCTCTTCACTCATACTGGaaacaaaacagaacatttGTGTTTATCTGCAATCAAATATTAACACAAATTTCAATGTTAATTGTAAAATGTAGTAGCAGCTGTTATTGGATTCACAAAGGCGTCGGTGCTCAAAAAATGGATCAAGTGGGACTCAACAGATGATCTCTCCACAGTCAATTAATCTTATGACATACAAGCAAAAGCAAACTACTATAGCAAATACATAGAAAAGTTTATCTGTTTTCCAAACTATCTAACCATCCACCTTTATTTCAAAGTCGATACTAGAGAGTAAACAGTCACAGCATGACGTCTCCTATAACTACCAACTTTAAAAGTAACATCTGAGTTGTCTCGTTGTTGTCTGTACCACCTGCGGAACACCGTATTGCTAATGAAATAGACTTACCTTATGTTGAATTTCAAAGCCCACTATATAATATGCAGCAGACCCAGCCAGTACATGGATCCAAGTGAGTTAATGGAGGTTTGCTCACTGGTGGTCTCTCTGAAATTTTTCATCTCACATACCCTGCAAGAAACAGGCCTGAGAATGAGCAAGTACGTGTAAACACAAAGATAAGAGCGGCTCTGCAACACTCCTCTCTGATAATTCCATGGGAAAACATCAGGGTCAGCGACAGAACGACTCTGAACACATTCCTCACAAATTAAACATCAAAAGCATTCCCAACATTCCCAAGTTTTAGTTAAGATAGTGCTAAAGGTAAGAAATgaattatattgtttatatatatatatatatatatatatatatctatatatatatatctctatttatatatatatatatatatatatatatatatatggaagtTACAAAGAAACTTGATTAATTTGAGGTCACCCAGCATGAGAAAAACTTGGGAACAATAATGCTGCAGTTTGAGCATTGGTACACAGGGTGGCAGTAAATATTAACCggaattttattatattatattatattatattatattatattatattatattatattatattatattatattatattatattatattatattatattatattatattacaaataCTATACTTGTAGTACttgtatttcacttttttaactttagttagtgtgtaatgttgctgtttgagcttaaacaacatctgcaaagtttcgacgctcaaagttcaaagcaaatggagatgttttcttttaaacaattctctgtttaaggactacaacaaacggctggtaggaactacaaaaagcttcttcccgggttggtgacatcacaaaccctacaattagggctgggcgatatattgcatgcgattctcacgcgcatttcgtcagtaaagccggttccctgattacctctaaatcgccatcatctgctttcaaatgtcgggcatttaatagacaaagCCGTAGTTCACGGAGAAGCCACGCAAAATCGCGTTCAGTATTGAAGATGAATCGACTTCGATACTGAACCCGAttttgcgtggcttatcagtgatctacggctttgtctattaaatgccgcttcatttgaaagcagatgatggcgatttagaggtaatcagggaaccggctttactgacgaaatgcgcgtgagaatcgcatgcaatatatcgcccagccctacctaCAATTTatataaaccctgcccccgagaacatgcaacaaaagggtgaggccatgttattgcagTATAACACAATTGCAATAGCATATCAAAAAGCAAGATGGcaacataagttataaccataattaaactaaactctACCTGTTcaatcttcatgcagcatacaggttctggtcatataattagaatatcatgaaaaagaaatgaagctggagtcagcgcatcaagagtcaccacactcagacatcttcaggaaaaggactaccaagccacttctgaaacagaaacaacgtcagaagcatcttacctgggctaaggagaaaaagaactggacagtgaacagtgctcgaaagtcctcttttcagataaaagtaaattttgcatttcatgttgaaatcatggtcccagagtctgaaggaagactggagaggcacagaatccaagctgcttgaagtgtaGTGGGACgtttctgaagtcagtaatgatttggggggccgggacatctgctggtgttggtccattgtgttttatcaagtgcaaagtcaatgcagccatcttccaggagatttttagagcactttatgcttccatctgctgacaagctttctggagatgctgatttccttttccagcaggactttagcacctgcccacagtgcaaaaatcacttccaagtggtttgctgaccatgatattactgtgttttattggccagccaacatgcctgacccctgaatctatgggatatttatgggagaaagatgagaaacagtcgatccaacaatatatagacgatctgaaggctcaatagtgcctcagcagtgccacaggctgatcacttccatgccacacttcactgatgctgtaatttgtgctaggagcaagtcatttgctgtaatatgtgctgccgaccaagtactgagtgcacaaatgaacatactttaaagaacttgaacttttctgtttcttttctgtctgattttggactttcatgagctgtatgctctaatcatcaaaaaaaaaaaaaaaaaaaaaaaaaaacttttgaaatgttttactttacatgtagggaatctagattatatgaaagttttatttttaaaaataatttacaataaaaaaaatgaactttttgaggatattctaattatatgaccagcacctgtataatcTCTGGCTCTATAGACAACAGTTCCCACACaagcgatttatagattatcatgacagaatatgctaatcaatgactttatGATAGTTAACTCCatatcagctacataaattcatccgctaatcattcagaaacatcctgttgcattctacgttatcacttcttcttgagtctctcactCATTatctgactccggtttgaacataaaaggctgaacagtttctgacattttcattgAGTCATTtccatttaaagggacacacaaaaacggagcgcttttgctcaccctcaaaacgTGTCAagtttaacatgctataaaaaattatctgtggggtatttttagctaaaacttcacatacacactctggggacatcagagacttatattacattgtgtAAAAATGCCATtataccacccctttaaaatgtttttgagaaTGTAGTTGTGTAGACCTGAAATACGTAATCACAGTTACTTTACAGTTTTAGACGTTTTCAGAGATCCAGCGGCCGTTCAGAGCTTGTgtacccgccgagaacagcttcatctcagccAGTGCTTCGTGGTTTTGCCACTatctcttatagtggttaaacattaCTTGTTCCTGAGCAAACTGAATTGggctatattaaatttaatattaaggctatatttaacttacatcctgtagagcactgcttttgtatgtttgactgttttgtacaattgtgtttatttcctgttgtcatttataatggctattgttgttaattgaaatattgttattcaaaaaatattattttatataaattatatggtGTATTTGGTATCGAGAAAGGGTCCATTAGtgcgtaatatggattgagtgaaagttacattaatacgtcATTAGATTGCAACAAACTTTACAAGTGAACgagacttttaaattaaaagggGCTTTAGTAAACAAAGGacgttgttttagcgctgttaTGGAAAATTCCCTTAACTGTAACAAGTACAAAGATTACAAAGATCTTAAGAACATTCCTTTGTTACTAGTTCTatagtgacgttttagaattattaacggaggcttggtccaactgtcaacttgagatttgattCTGTggtggaaggaagtagtgctgcacaaaagagggttttaaagacactccattgttatttcttatttatttacacactcgtgccgtcgaactgatgtataaatgcaatatcacacttgtAGCTGTTCGATATGGCTGCATATCAGCACGCTGTTATCTACGGCCGAATCACATCCGTgcgctgatatacagccatatatacagagtgtgatattgctcatatattatattatattatttagtgctgtcaaaattatcCCGTTAATGCATgcgattatttttttcagtttaacacattaaaaatatttaacgcaGTTAATGCAGCATCCATTTTTTCTGTCATACTTTGTCTAGCGTTACATGATCACACTATTCATGCAAATGCGCGACAAGACACTAAAGAGTACTGGTGTGCTGTCTGTGATTCTCCTGTCTAACACACATGACTTGTGCGCACAGAAAGCCACTTCAGACAGATGAATTCTGACGAATTATGCTACCTGAATATGATGCTGTTAGCATTTACTGCTGTCAAACTGTGCTACAGTACCTAACACTGGCCgcattgagttctctttcacaacTGAACAGacgaaaacacacaaaattatgcaaaaatgCCCATTTTGTTGAGTATCCTCATAAGCACAGCcttaaatgattatattatattatattaacttctaatgttttcatttctttttgttgtaattatatcgatttcaattattttttttttcaaattgtaATGAATTCTGTTTTGTAGTTAAGTTGTTCTGAAACGAACAATGTTTATTTTCTCAGTTGCACtagaaatataattaattttctaTAACTGCACTGTACTTACAAATGAGTCACATACCAGTAACTGACAATGAGgatcagatatatatatatacgttgCTATATTAACTGGTAATAATAAACAAACTTAATAAAACCATTAAGATGTCATTCATCTCCAGGGTTCTATTGTGCTCTTGTGTGTTGCTAAGGAATATCCTTCCCTTGGTaacaaaaactaacatgatAATGTGACAAGAGGAAAAAAATCGATCCCTTGAAATTGAAATTGTGCTGCAGCACAGTTCTCACTCTGACACATAGCACTACAGTACACTGCATCCTGAGGAAACTGAGCTTATTTTTGTATGTATGGGGTCTGGTTATACCTTTAAATGTGgaatgattttttaaatgtctttggaAGAAATTTCTGGTGCTTACCAaggctgtgtttatttgatcaaaaataatatttttttattttaagatgtttaaaaatgtgtgtatccctgaattttcagcatcattactccagtcttcagtgtcacatgatccttcagaaatcattctgatatgcggATTTGctcctcaagaaacatttctgattattatcaatgttgaaaagagttttgatgcttcatatttttgtggaaaccatgataattttttttcttctggtttctttgatgaacaaagttcaaagaatggcatttgttttatttattttgtaaatttatttttatttactctcacttattattttaatgtgtccttgctaaataaaagtattaatttcttttaaacatttttttactaTGGAACTACAgtgcccctaaagggacatagtaatggagaaaaaaaaaaaaaaaagagagagagatgggaGGCAAGAAATATATTGCAATGCTTTTGCGTTTGCTCTAAAAAAATTTATGTTCCCTTGCAAAACTAGCTTTCTTTGCaagcaaatgcaaagtttcttgggggaacacaAAACATTTGTGCATAAAAATTGTGTCCCATGGGgtaaaatctgtgttttttGGTGAGGTTCCCTAGTAAAATTAGCATtccagaattgcaagatataaacttgcaattgcaaggaaaaaagtcagaattctgagataaaaagtcacaatcaccttttttattttttattcattggtggaaacaagcttccatccTGTTACTATCCTGAAAATAGATTTAAATTCTCCTAGTAAATGGGAAAAATGATAGCTTAAACTCCTCTGTTTTCTCTGACACTGTCCTGTCTCTGAACCGGAGAGGATGAGGATAAAGTCTGGATTTAAAAAATGTGCTGCTGGATGTTTTGCTCTTGCCTTCTGCTCCACTAAGGCTAAAAGCCCTCTGTGGATCAGAGCCCTGAGAGGACGAACCTTGACCACCAGAGCATGACAGCCATAGAGGCCTGTCTGACTTAAGGGCACCTTCAGAAAGATGGCACTTTGTGCTGTGTCAGGATCAGGAGGTTGGCAGCCGGCTCAGCTGTCGGACGTAACGCTCATTCACCCATCTCAGCTCATTAAAGGCACTTATTTTCTTGAAAGATGAGTGAATAAATCACACTTTGCAAGGGTGCCAACTTCTACTTGTTAATCAAGAGATGGTTGAAATAAATCATGCATTGAAACCTATGAGCTGAATGACCTGCATGGATGTAGAAACACTGTCTGAATGAAAAAACAAtcaatatattttgttcactttttCTCTGTTAACTTTTTCTCTTTTATATGCAAATATGCATGCATGATATGAAGTAAAGAAAGCGTTATTAAAACCCTAGATATGAATATAATTACATTTCTTGGCTCATCTATAGGTTTCTCTTTCCTACACCTCCAGGTTTCTTCATCACAATATGCCTTGTGTTCACAGTTAGATTATTGTGTGTGCTTTGAGAGCTATTTCAAGCACAAGAGGGAAACAAAAGCCATTATGAAAGACAGTGAGCAATAAGACAATAACTCTTAGAATGATTAATACATGAAAACATATTGTCCCAGATGTGTCAAAGTAAAGTAGATTAATTTTTACATATGAGTAGTTAATTTATAATGTGTCCATAGGTCAAGATTTGtggttaaattatttatatactataaacagatttttattaatgtaataaattatatttatataaattatttgttttgttttaaaaacatggAGTGTCAGTCCTggcttctgattggtcaatacagAATTCCAGAATTGAAAATTAAGTTCCAGCTAAAATATTCACCATAT is part of the Chanodichthys erythropterus isolate Z2021 chromosome 18, ASM2448905v1, whole genome shotgun sequence genome and encodes:
- the colec11 gene encoding collectin-11 isoform X3, whose translation is MSEEKLVACLLVIMLSLTLMRSVYGQHMPEEPCSVQILVPGLKGEAGEKGEKGAAGRPGRIGPPGEPGLPGVKGQKGGPGRYGKMGPSGLKGLKGDMGDPGPKGPDGEPGVPCECAPLRKMIGEIDIQVAQLTSELKFIKNAVAGIKETDSKVYLLVKEEKRYRDSEVFCQGRGGHLAMPKDAAANRAIAGYVAEAGLSRVYIGINDLEREGHFVYVERSPMTTFSKWREGEPNNAYDDEDCVEMVSSGEWIDVACHLTMYFVCEFDKDAV
- the colec11 gene encoding collectin-11 isoform X1 encodes the protein MSEEKLVACLLVIMLSLTLMRSVYGQHMPEEPCSVQILVPGLKGEAGEKGEKGAAGRPGRIGPPGEPGLPGVKGQKGGPGRYGKMGPSGLKGLKGDMGDPGPKGPDGEPGVPCECAPLRKMIGEIDIQVAQLTSELKFIKNDPHFSALPSPAAVAGIKETDSKVYLLVKEEKRYRDSEVFCQGRGGHLAMPKDAAANRAIAGYVAEAGLSRVYIGINDLEREGHFVYVERSPMTTFSKWREGEPNNAYDDEDCVEMVSSGEWIDVACHLTMYFVCEFDKDAV
- the colec11 gene encoding collectin-11 isoform X2, producing MSEEKLVACLLVIMLSLTLMRSVYGQHMPEEPCSVQILVPGLKGEAGEKGEKGAAGRPGRIGPPGEPGLPGVKGQKGGPGRYGKMGPSGLKGLKGDMGDPGPKGPDGEPGVPCECAPLRKMIGEIDIQVAQLTSELKFIKNALPSPAAVAGIKETDSKVYLLVKEEKRYRDSEVFCQGRGGHLAMPKDAAANRAIAGYVAEAGLSRVYIGINDLEREGHFVYVERSPMTTFSKWREGEPNNAYDDEDCVEMVSSGEWIDVACHLTMYFVCEFDKDAV